The region CGCCTTCCCTCAATGTCTGGGACTTGAACTCTATAGGCATTAAGGCTTACAATTTTTTTATCCATGTTTAATAAACCCAAAATCATTGGCATTTTAAACATTACCTCTGATTCCTTTTCGGACGGAGGATTTTTTCTGGATTCTGAAAAAGCCATTCAGAAAGGCCAAGCACTTTCCGCTCAAGGTGCGGATTTCATTGAATTGGGTGGGGAATCCAGCAATCCGGACGGGCAAAAAATCTCCCCGCAAGAAGAAATCAACCGGTTGGTTCCTGTTATTAGGTCACTGAAAACAAAAGGGATTAAAATCTCGGTAGACACATACAAACCCGGCGTAATCGAAGCGGTTCTAAAAGAAGGAGTAGATCTAATCAACGACATTACCGCATTGAAAGATCCCAAAGGGATTTCTTTGCTGAGGCCAAGCACGGTTCCGGTAATCCTCATGCATGCACGTAATTCGTCCCCGCGCGCGGAAAAAAAAGAAAGGGATTATCAAAACATAATTAATGAAATTTTTGTTTTCTTTCAGGAGAGAATAAAAACCTTGGAAGAAAATGGGATCGAAAAAAAAAGACTCATCATTGACCCCGGAATGGGCTTTTTCCTTGGAGGAAACCCTGAGCCCAGTCTAAAAGTCCTCAAAGAATTCAAACCCCTGAAATCCCTTGGGGTAAAAACCTTTATCTCCACCTCCCGAAAGTCTTTTATCGGGACGGTGCTCAATAAAGATATTAACCACCGGGGTGCAGGAACCCTCGCCACCGAAATCTGGGCTGCTCTTCAAGGAGTGGATTTTATCCGAACCCATGATGTCTCCGCTCTTCACGATGCGTTAAGGATGATCCAAGCCATCCAAAACAGTTAATCCACCCCCACCCTTCCTTCAAACCAATATACTTCTTCGGAGCAAGCTTTGTCATATGCAATTTGTCCCTTCCGAGTAGGCGGGAGCTTCTTTTTTCTGGAATCCCGCTTCCTCGGGAATGATGTAAAAAACTTTCCGGGTGTTAAC is a window of Nitrospiria bacterium DNA encoding:
- the folP gene encoding dihydropteroate synthase, yielding MFNKPKIIGILNITSDSFSDGGFFLDSEKAIQKGQALSAQGADFIELGGESSNPDGQKISPQEEINRLVPVIRSLKTKGIKISVDTYKPGVIEAVLKEGVDLINDITALKDPKGISLLRPSTVPVILMHARNSSPRAEKKERDYQNIINEIFVFFQERIKTLEENGIEKKRLIIDPGMGFFLGGNPEPSLKVLKEFKPLKSLGVKTFISTSRKSFIGTVLNKDINHRGAGTLATEIWAALQGVDFIRTHDVSALHDALRMIQAIQNS